Below is a genomic region from Pararhizobium sp. A13.
ACGCGACCGCTGCCGGAATCAATCACGACCCGCGAGGCAACCGCCTGGGCGAGAAGCTCCACCCTGCCGCTCTGGAACGCCTTTGCGAGGGTTTTGCCGGAATGGTAGCGCGCCTGCACCGGACAGATCGGAACGCAGTTGGTGTTGCCCTGGCAGCGTCCGCCCTCCTCGACCTCATGGGTGTTCACGGCGCCGACCGGCACATAGCCCCTGCCCCCGTCATAGGCGGGATTGGGGATGCCGTTGCGTCCCTGCGGATAGGGCCGGACCTTGATTGGATAGGTGTGCCCGTAGAGCTCGACATCGGTTCCGTCGATGCCTTTGGCCACCATCTGGTCCAGGTAGGACAACGGCAGGCCCCGCATGGGAAACACGTAATCCTTGGGAAAGGTCACATCGAGATAGCTTTGATCCGCGACATCGGCCGATACGCCGATCTCGCGCTCCGCGACCTGGTAGTCAGCCTCGATGTCATCGTAGTCCAGGGGCCAGTCGACGCCCTGACCGAACAGCGATTGCGCCTTGAAATCTTCCTGCAGCATTCGGGGGGTCTTGGCTTCCCAGTGCATCGTAGTGCCGCCGAATACACGCGTATAGGTTGTGTCTGTCACGTAGGGGCCCGATTGCACCATATAGGTCGAGGCATCGGTCTCGCCCGGCTGAAGCTTGCGCAGTTCCGGACTGCGGGGCATCGGCGCATTGAGATTGACCGGATAGGGCGATTGGTTGTCCTTGCTCGCCGCAGCATAGAAGTTGGTGACGTATTCATCGTAGCCGCTAAGCGTCCGGTCGGTTCCGGAACCCGCTTCAAGAACGAGGACGCGCTTGCCCGCCTTGCTGAGCTCATGGGCGACGATCGCACCCGATATGCCCGAGCCGACAACGATCGCATCATAGTCGCTATCTGCCGCAACGGCCCCTATGTCCGTCCTTCGTGCGGAATCAATTGGAAACAGCACAGCGCACCTCCATCACACCGGGTGAAAAATGAGGGCCGGTCCCTCGGTCTCTTTTTTGGCTGGTTGGCAATCGGCACGATGGATGCATACTGCTTGCTCCCACTTTATGGCGCGGTCGAACGACCGCCCTGTCTGCAATGACATCAATCGAAGGCGAGCGGCGCGTCGGGCGGCGTTCCGCCACGATCGGGCCGTATGCTGTCAGTGTGCGAAGGTCGCGATCAACCGATCCGCCGTCCGCAATGCCAACGCCGACAGGGTCAGCGTCGGATTGGATGTGCCCAGAGTGGGAAAGCTGCCGGAGCCGACCATGAACAGATTCCTGTGCTCCCACGCGCGCTGGTCCGCATCGACGACAGATACTCCCGGATCCACACCCATGGCATGCGTGCCGGCGAAATGCCCCATTCCGTGGTAATGGAAGACACGGTCCTGATAGTTGACCGTTGGAAACCAGCTCCCTTTGTCCGGGTCGGTGCAATCCGTTATGCCGGCCCGGTGAAAGACGGCTTGAGCGACGGTTGCCGCCGCCGCCATTCCGGCAAGTGTGTAGTCATCGATCCTGTAATCGATCACGGGGCGCGGGTTGCCCAGGGGATCGCGATAGCGCGGGTCGATGCTGACACTGTTGGCAGGATCCGGAAGCTGTTCGACCGCCAGAGAAAAGCGGACATGGCGTGACAAGGTCGCCTCGAGCTGCTCGCGCAGTGCCGAGCCATGGAGGCCGCCCGTCATCACGGCTTGAGACACGGCCGTGTCAGGCGCGCCCGTGCTCGCCCGCCAGCCGTCATTGCCGACGTCAAAGCGGAATGCCGCATGTCTTGAGCGAAAAGCACCGCCCCTCAGTTCCTCGATGCCGGCCGTCGACTGAGGACCCCGATAGGCGCCGATTGGAAAGGGCGCCAGCCCCCAGGCGTAGAGCGTCGGATGGTCCATGAGGGTCTTGCCGACCTGGCCGCGCGGCCCACCGAGCCCCGAGGCCAGCATGAGCTTGGCGTTTTCCACGGCGTGCGCCGCCAGAACATAAATGCGGGCCTTTGCGACATGCGTCGTGGAATTGGGCGAGTTCGGATCGTCGTAGCGTTGATATTCAACCCCCTTCACCTCACCGCTTGCCGGATCAACATGGATTTTCGAGGCGACAGCTTGAGCAAGAACGGTCAGCCGGTTCGGGTCCGCCTGGGCCAAGGTCTTGCCAGCATTGTACTTTGCCTGCACCGGACAGATCGGCGTGCAGGACGTATTGCCCTCGCAGCGCTCTCCGAGATAGCCGGAACCCAACGCGCCGGCGGTCTGGATATCGACGGCACCGTGGGGTCGATAGGACTTGCGCGGGACCGAATTTCGGGCGGCCGGATAGCTGCGGATCTTGAGCCGGAAAGGCTCGTCCTTGAGCCGGACCTCCATGCCGTCGACGGCTGCGGCGAGCACCCGATCCGAGAAGCTGAGTGGCACACGCCGCATTGGGTAATCATACCCCTCAGAGAAGGTCAGCCCGAGATAGTGTTGTTCGGTGACGTCCGCGGAAACGCCGATCTCGTGCTCCGCCTGCTCGTAGTAGGGGGCGAGCGTTGCATAATCGAGCGGCCAGTCCCGGCCGACGCCATGTAGCGATCTCATACGGAAATCCTCCGGCAGCATGCGCAGCGACACGCCAAGCCAGTGCAGGGTTGACCCGCCCCGCAGCCGCGTATAGCTGCTGCCATAGAGATTGGGGCCGCGCTGAACGAAATAGCCGTTGTTCAACCGCAAGTCGGCGGTGTCAGGCTGCGGGGCGGCGACCGCCGGCGGCCATGGAGATTCCGGCCCTTTGCTGTTGGCGGCGTAGAAATGCTCCAGATGCTCCGTGTAACCCTTGAAGCTACGCGTCGTGTCGGATCCAGCCTCAAGCAGCAGCACGCGCATGTTGGCTTTCGTCAGGCGTTTTGCAATCAGGGCACCGGCAACGCCGGCACCGACGATCACCGCATCAAAGGACGTCTCGCTCGCCATGCCCCCTCCCCCCCGGCCCCAGGGCCCATGCGCCGAAACCTTGCTGTTTGGCGCCCGCCGGATGGGCGCCCGCCGCCACCCATTGCAAGCCGGCCTGATAGGCCGCGCCCGAGACCACGTGGGTCGTGTCAAGTGGTGACTCTCCATACGCCGCCCGCCACGCCGCAGGCAGTTGAGACCAGGTGCCGCAATACCAAAGAATGATCAGGTTACGAGCGATCGGTCCAAACCGCACATCCTCAAGGATCGCGGCTTCCAGGCGGTCGCCTTCGTGGTCGACCGGCAATCGCTCAAGGGTATCGAGCAGATCGTCTACGGTAGGGATGGTGACGATCCGGTCCAGCAGGCTCAGATAGTCCTCGGCCATACCGCTACCGTGCAGCCGCACGGCGTTGAAGCCGGTCAGCAGAGCCGACAGGGCAACGAAGCGTGCCAAGCGCTCGGTCATTGCTTGGCCCCCGACTTTCGCACAGGCTTGCCGGCTTCTTTGCCAGGCAGCGGGTTCTGACTGGTTCTGGCACGCACGGCTGACAGAAACGACGCGTAGCTCCATGTCAGATTGCGCACACTCTTTTCGTAGCCGGACGTACCGTCAAACTGCTCGCTGAGTTCGTAATGATCGCTGTGATAGATCACCGCACGCAGCATGGCGTCGCCAGCGCTTCGCAAGGCCGCGGCCGCATCGCCAGCGGATGTGGCGCTCGTCACGCCGACCTGCGCGAAAAAGTCTTGAGACAGGCTATCGAACGGAACGGTTCGCGCCTGATCGATATCGTTGGCGAGCCGATAGTAAAGTTCCGCGAAGTTGCACGTGCACAATGCCCAGGGATGCCCGCCGCGCACCGGATGGGTAACGTCGCCGTCATAGACGTCGCCAGGGTAGCGGCCCATCAAGGGGCCGATCCCGCGTGTCTGGTCTGCTGCATTGATCGGATAGAACACCGGCGAGCCTGGCTCGGCCCACTGCCCGCGCAGGCGGGCTGCGGTTGCGAGCAACTTGGTGTCGGTTGCAGGTACCGCGCCGTAGATGCTGGCCGACACAATGTCGATGTTCGGATCGTAGCCAAACTCGGCGGGGACGACGGAGATGCCAGGCCCGGCGCCCGGTGCCAGCATCGTCACGTAACAGGAACCGTTCCAGTGGTCCTGAAGGGCGTTCTCGAGCCAGGCAATTGCCGCCGTTGTCTCAGGGGGCACGACAATGCCATAGACGTTGGCGTCGACTTCCCGGAAACAGCGCAGCTGGACCGAGCGCGCGAAGAAGGAAAGGCCTTCATGTTCCTCCCACAGATTGGTGGTGGGCTGCTGGTAGACGCCAACGAGATAGGTCACGTTTGTTTCGATGACCTGCTTGGCAATGGCCTGGGTTGCCGCGTCCAACTGCGGAAAAGCCCGCAGGAGAGCGATGGTCTGAATGGCCGGCCCATCATTCTGCTCGGTCCAGGGGCGCGATTGCCCGGCGACGGTAAAGCATGCATGCCCGAGGGTGGGATGGGCATTTGTTTGACAGAGCTGTGCGAAGGTGACGTAGTCAGTCAGCATCGGGACGCCGCCGCCAGACGCTGCGGGCAGGCGGGCGGCCGCGATCTCAATGGCAGTGATCGCCGCGTCGCGAACCCAGTTGAAGACATAGTCCTGGTCCACGCCCGGCGTATTGGCGGGGAAGGACGGGGCGGCGATGACGCATCCCGGAGCGGAATACTGTCCAGGATCGACCGGATCCTCGATGACATAGCCGTCGCTGGTGACGTTGCGCAGTATCAGCAGCAGCAGGTAGTTGGCGAGCGCCGGCAGGTCGGTTTGCTGGTAGGCCGGCTTCGGATGTTGCCGGCCCAGGGCAAGCGGAAGCGCCGCCCGAACGTGGGTGGTGTCGGTCTTGTTCATCTTTCGCTCCAAATGCGTGAATGAGGCGCAACCGCGCCGGATAATTGGAAATGTCAGGCGCCAGCCGGACCCTTGTCTCGGATCCAGGAAATTTCGTTCACGACGGTAACGCCGCCGGTTTCGGTGGGTGGCGTACGCAGCACCAGCTCGTCACCATTGAGCTCGTATGGGCGCACCTGCTCGGTGCGCGACCAGTTGGGAAATGAACTGCCTTCGATGCTGTGTATGATCTCGCCGTCAGTAACCTTGTAGCTGCCGAAATAGGCGAGAAAGGTAGAGTAGGCAGCCGCGCGCTCTTCGGCGCTTCCACCGAGCGGATCGCTGGTTTCAACGGGCGAACGATCCGCGGCCGTCATCTGCACGATCATGCGGCCGTTCGACGTGTAGACAAGTAAACCGGATGCTTTTTCACCAAGCGGGTAGACGACGCCCCCCTCGCTCGTTTTCCTTCGCCACGCCAACAAGCGCCACGACCCTTGAACATGATTCATGGTTCGCCCCTGTACTCGCTCAGGAAGTAAAGATTAAATTTGTCTCTACTCTAGGTAACAAAACGGCGGACGTCAATCCTGAGGGAACAGAAAGGTAAAAACTACTTTACATTGTATTCCGGTGGTGGATGACCGGCAAAACCGCATGATCGGCAGGAGCGATATGCCGTCCGAGAAGTCCCCTGCCCGGCTGATCGATGAGCCGGCGCGTCGGAAGCCTAATTGCCCGGCCTAAAAGGATGTTCCCGCACCGGAATCGGCCCGCAGGAGAGGGGCAGGCATCGCCTATGGAGGGCCGTTTCCCGTAGATTGCGGCCCCACAAGGGTCGCGAAGTCGATCGATCTCGATCGTTCACAGTCCTGAACCGCTCTGCCCGGCGCGCCAAAGTGGCACGTCGCGGCCGAGTTGCGCTGGCAGCTCAATCGCTGGGAAACGTCGCAGCGCCGGAGCGTTTGCGCAATCTGTCTCATTTCGGTGTCACGAGGCAAATGAGCTGACGTCCGACAGCCCATACAGCATTCCTGTAGGTTTGCACCGAGGGGTAAGTCTTTCGGCTGAGTGCGTTCGAAACGTTCCGCATGAATTGGGAGGCGTGGACAAGCAACGAAGCCTTGAACAAAATGGGTTCGCGGTAAACATCGTCGGTGGTTTCGCCAGGTGCAGGCAGCGGAGTGCACCGCGGTGACTTCTAGGCTCTTTTGAGTTCTTGCAGCATTGCGAGGAGGAATAGAGGAGGAGGAGATGACGATTTTCGGCGAAACGAAAAGTCACGCTGCGCTATGGGCAACGAGCACCAACCAGCGCATTATCGAGTGGCTTTCCTTCATTGATCCAATTGGCGAAACGATTTTTGGCACTGAGAACAGCGACACTCTCAGCGTACAGGCCGACGGCGCCATCGTCTTCGGGCTTGATGGTGATGATGATCTGAGCAGCGCGTTCAATCGAACGGCACTGATCGGTGGCAGAGGCCATGATACTCTGACCACCGAAGCCATCGTCCCATTACAAGGCAGCGAGCCGGTTCATGGGCTGGCAATCCAGGGCGGCGGCGCGGGCAACGATACACTGGATGCGACAGTGACGCTTCAGGGCGGAGACGTGACGGTTCAGGACAGACAATTGCGCGCAGAGGTTTTGCTTGACGGCGGCAGCGGCAACGACGTCATCAACGCCGTGGCGAATGTGGTGCTGCCGGTATTTGGCGATGTGACCGTAAAAACTCACATTCTCGGTGGCGCCGGCAACGACATCATTGATGCCGTCGCGGACGCTCGAGGTACGCTGAACCGCAACTTTGCCGTGAATTGCGTCGATGGCGGTTCCGGAGATGACAACCTCACAGCTCAAGCTGAAACAGACTTCAATGGATTCAGCGGTACAGCCATCAACATTCTCAAGGGTGGGTGCGGTAACGATGTCTTGGATGCCTCGGCCAGAGGGGTGTCCAATGCCACCGAGCTGGTGTCGAATTCCCTTCAGGGCGGCCGAGGCAATGACGTGCTGCACGCTTTCAATCAGACAGATTCCAACTCGCGGGCACCCGTCGGAATCAACAGGCTTTGGGGCAATGAGGGTGATGACGTCCTGGCGGCAACCCATTCCACCGATGGCGAGAACACTATCACGGATGTCACCAACCGCCTGGATGGCGGCAAAGGCGACGACAGGCTCACAGCGGATTCCACTGCGCTTGGCGGTCTTGTGTCGGCCCTAAACCAGTTGAAGGGAGGCGCCGGAAACGACATCCTGTCGGCGAACCTTGAGGCCGACGCGCATGGCGGGCCGAGTCTGCCCGACCTTAATTTGTACGACGTTGCGAATGCCCTGAACGGAGGAGCCGGCCGCGATCATCTCGAGGCCTTTCTCTCGGTAACAGCCGCGGCCTTTGTGACAGATGATTCCCGGGCGGAGAACCGGCTGAACGGCGGCTGCGGCAATGACACGCTTTCGGCGACAGTTGCGACCGGCTCGGTTGGAGCGAGCTTTCTGAAGGGCGACTCGGGGAATGATCAGCTCACCGTATTCGGCGGTTCGGGAAATGTCCTCAATGGGGGAAATGGAAAGGATACGCTGACTGGCGGCATCGGGGACGACCACCTGATTGGGGGAAACGGTGCCGACAGGTTCGTGTTCGCTCCTCAGAACGGGCACGACACGCTCGATTTCGAGGTAGATCGGGACACAATCGACCTGACCGCCTTTGCCGCAAATGGCATCCACGGTTTCGCCGACTTGAACATCGAGGTGACCGGCGGCAGCAGCATCGTTCATTTTGATCTCAATAACGATCTCACGGTCGTCGGTGTGGCGAACTTGAGCGCAAGCGATTTCCTGTTCGCGTGACTGCGCATCACCAATGCACGATCACTACCGGGTCGGCCGCCGGCCCGGTGAGCGAGGCCCGCGATCGCATGCCCGTTGTTCTCGACATCGTATAGCACGATGCATGGCTCGATCCGGCGACCAACCGACCAACCGGTCGCCGGTCTTGAAACATCGTGAAAGGCAGCCGACGATAATCAGCGGGCGTGACTTGCATGGGTGATTTCGCGCCGGCCATAGGTCACGCGATATCCGCCGGTCTCGACAGGAAACATGGCGTAGGCGATCCCTTTGATGGTCTCGATCGCGTAGTCCACGGGCAACCCGTCGCGGCTGATTGCGAATACCTCTTTGCCATCAGTTCGCGCCGGGACCATTCCGCTAAGCATTGTTCCGGTTCGTCTGTCGGCGAATGCCTCGAAAGTGAGGGCGGTGCCGCTCCATGCGATCTGCGCGAAATGCGAGTTGTTGCGACCGTCGGTCCAATCCAGCAATTGCTGCACCGAGACTAGTGGCACGCCGCGGGCTTTCGCCGCGGTGGACAACTGCCTGTCGAAACCGTCGCTGAAGTCGTAGTGCGTCCCGAACGCGCCATAATAACCCTGAGGCCCCAGCGCCCGGTCGAGTTGGGTTTCGATGGCTGACGGAAAGCGCATTCCGCTCTCGTTCACCAGATGCGACGCCACCTGGTAGACGTCGATCATGCTCCCATCGACATCGGCAAACCGCATCGGCAGACCGGAGCCGGTCATGAAACCGGGACGGCCTTTTATCCAGAAGGGCGGCCAATAGTAGTAGCTAAGGTCCATGCGGACCCCATAACGCGCCTCCACTTTCGGTGTCGACGCCCAGTCGCTCCACGCGACACAATGCGTACGGCTTCCCGCCTGCGGAGGCAAGTCAGAATACTTGATGCGGAATTCGTAAAGGTCGCGACTGAACATCCTCGCGAAGTCCATCGGCAGTAGATTGTTGCAACCCCTGTTGACATGAACGCCGATGTCAAAACCCTCTGCGGCGTAAGCGCTGGCCTCCCTGGGCGACAAACCGCCATTCGTGTAAATCCACGCGGTGGCGCGGTAACATTCCCACTCGGCGATCGAGCACCCCTCGGGCTCGGCGGCCTTGAGCCGATCGAATGAATCCTCGGTCCCGCTTCGGGTCCCGTGATCGTCGCCCGCCATCACCAGGACTGCCTTATACCGCTTGGGAAAGTACCACAGTCTCGGCAGCGGTGCCTTACCTTCGAGCATGAAATTCATCAGGCTGACGAGCAGTCGCTGCTGCTCGTCAGCCACTGGGATCGCGATCCGATCGAAATCGTTCCAGTCGGATTGCTTGTCGCCTTTCCTGGCGCCGAAGAACAGATCGTTGGTCCGGATGACGGAATTGCCGTCACGCTCGTCGCCGGCCCAAGCAGGATTGCCCTGACGCGTGTAGATGACAGACCGGGCGAGATCGTAGGTGAACGCCGCCGCCTGGCCTCCTGCTTTGCCAACGGTGCGCACCGTGGTGGCCGGGTTCGGCGTGGCGTTCGAAGAGTTGCTGTAGAGCCGGGCGATTTCGGTCGTGCCTTCTGCCAACGCGTATAGATCGGCCGCGCCATGATACTGGATTGTCTCGCCGGCAATGCCGTGTCCAGGAGCGGTTGCCGTGTCGATCAGCAGATAACCTTCGTTCAGCGATGCGGCTTGGTCCTCCAACCCCAGCAGACCGGCCAGCTTCTTGTCTGGACGCATGGCGATCAGATCGCCGCCTGTGTCGACCCATCTCGAAAACATCTCCGCTTGCGCCTCGCTCAGCGGCATTTCCCCCAGCAGGGCCAAGTTGAACCGGTCGAGCAGTTCCGCGGTAACGTGCGAAAGGTCGACGCTTTCGAACGAACCTATGCCTTCGGCCCGCAGAATCTCGCTGTAATATTTGCTGAAGGGCAAAGTCCCTGAGGTAACGATCAGGACAGGCCCGCCAAAACCGTGCTCAAGATCGCGCCGCGTCGTGAACGACCAGCTGTGGCCGGTCGCCAGCGCGTTGCCGGCCCTGTCCCGAGCGCCTGGAGCAATGCTGACCGTATACGTCGTAGCGCTCGTCAGTGGCGTGGCCGGCGCAAGCACTACGGAGCGGGTCCACCTGTCGTACAAGACGCCGGCGTCGACCGGCACGCCCGCCGCTGAGAGCCGGAACGAGTTGGCGCCGATGGAGGCGGGATCGATGTCTTCGCTAAAAGTCACCATGATCACGGCCCCGAGATCTACATCCACTGCGTCCGGCGAGGGTGCAACCCAGGACACAGACGGAGATCTATGGTCCCGCAAGGCGAGCGCAGCTAAACCCGTCGCCGCCAGCATTGCCGCGGCAATCAGTATCAGGCGCTTGCTGTCTCTCGCCATTCTTACCGCTCCCTCTCCTTCCTCGTAATGAGAACGGGCATCATTGGTTCCGCAAGCAACAGCTAATTGAACAACTAGACCAAGTGGTGGCGGCGCGCGGATGATGTCCGCAAAGACAATGCGTCCGGTGCTATTGATCAATGTGCCGTTGCAACACGCCTCCAGTGCCGCTGCAGCGAACCGGTTCTCCGGATCAGCCGACGTTAACGCGACGGTCGGAGCCGAAAGCGGAACCCTGGGAGGGCGACTGGCGCTCGCGACGGGCTCGTGAGAAGGTTAGGCAAGGATGGCCCATGTTCTGCCAACTCAACCGCCGAGGAGGTTCCCCATGCCTGCAGTGTCGGACCTGAGCTACGATGCCTGGCTGGAGCACGCATTCAGCCCCCCGGTCCGGCTGCACGGCTACCCCTGGTTCTTCGATGAGGACCCTCCTTGGTGGGATCCCCAGCCGCCTGTCGCCATGGATTACTTCACGAGGCTTTTTTCGACGACCGAACGGTCGCTCGCCGGCTTTTCCGACGCGCAGAT
It encodes:
- a CDS encoding Ig-like domain-containing protein gives rise to the protein MARDSKRLILIAAAMLAATGLAALALRDHRSPSVSWVAPSPDAVDVDLGAVIMVTFSEDIDPASIGANSFRLSAAGVPVDAGVLYDRWTRSVVLAPATPLTSATTYTVSIAPGARDRAGNALATGHSWSFTTRRDLEHGFGGPVLIVTSGTLPFSKYYSEILRAEGIGSFESVDLSHVTAELLDRFNLALLGEMPLSEAQAEMFSRWVDTGGDLIAMRPDKKLAGLLGLEDQAASLNEGYLLIDTATAPGHGIAGETIQYHGAADLYALAEGTTEIARLYSNSSNATPNPATTVRTVGKAGGQAAAFTYDLARSVIYTRQGNPAWAGDERDGNSVIRTNDLFFGARKGDKQSDWNDFDRIAIPVADEQQRLLVSLMNFMLEGKAPLPRLWYFPKRYKAVLVMAGDDHGTRSGTEDSFDRLKAAEPEGCSIAEWECYRATAWIYTNGGLSPREASAYAAEGFDIGVHVNRGCNNLLPMDFARMFSRDLYEFRIKYSDLPPQAGSRTHCVAWSDWASTPKVEARYGVRMDLSYYYWPPFWIKGRPGFMTGSGLPMRFADVDGSMIDVYQVASHLVNESGMRFPSAIETQLDRALGPQGYYGAFGTHYDFSDGFDRQLSTAAKARGVPLVSVQQLLDWTDGRNNSHFAQIAWSGTALTFEAFADRRTGTMLSGMVPARTDGKEVFAISRDGLPVDYAIETIKGIAYAMFPVETGGYRVTYGRREITHASHAR
- a CDS encoding lipocalin-like domain-containing protein, whose product is MNHVQGSWRLLAWRRKTSEGGVVYPLGEKASGLLVYTSNGRMIVQMTAADRSPVETSDPLGGSAEERAAAYSTFLAYFGSYKVTDGEIIHSIEGSSFPNWSRTEQVRPYELNGDELVLRTPPTETGGVTVVNEISWIRDKGPAGA
- a CDS encoding glycoside hydrolase family 15 protein codes for the protein MNKTDTTHVRAALPLALGRQHPKPAYQQTDLPALANYLLLLILRNVTSDGYVIEDPVDPGQYSAPGCVIAAPSFPANTPGVDQDYVFNWVRDAAITAIEIAAARLPAASGGGVPMLTDYVTFAQLCQTNAHPTLGHACFTVAGQSRPWTEQNDGPAIQTIALLRAFPQLDAATQAIAKQVIETNVTYLVGVYQQPTTNLWEEHEGLSFFARSVQLRCFREVDANVYGIVVPPETTAAIAWLENALQDHWNGSCYVTMLAPGAGPGISVVPAEFGYDPNIDIVSASIYGAVPATDTKLLATAARLRGQWAEPGSPVFYPINAADQTRGIGPLMGRYPGDVYDGDVTHPVRGGHPWALCTCNFAELYYRLANDIDQARTVPFDSLSQDFFAQVGVTSATSAGDAAAALRSAGDAMLRAVIYHSDHYELSEQFDGTSGYEKSVRNLTWSYASFLSAVRARTSQNPLPGKEAGKPVRKSGAKQ
- a CDS encoding GMC family oxidoreductase, translated to MLFPIDSARRTDIGAVAADSDYDAIVVGSGISGAIVAHELSKAGKRVLVLEAGSGTDRTLSGYDEYVTNFYAAASKDNQSPYPVNLNAPMPRSPELRKLQPGETDASTYMVQSGPYVTDTTYTRVFGGTTMHWEAKTPRMLQEDFKAQSLFGQGVDWPLDYDDIEADYQVAEREIGVSADVADQSYLDVTFPKDYVFPMRGLPLSYLDQMVAKGIDGTDVELYGHTYPIKVRPYPQGRNGIPNPAYDGGRGYVPVGAVNTHEVEEGGRCQGNTNCVPICPVQARYHSGKTLAKAFQSGRVELLAQAVASRVVIDSGSGRVTSLEVKVYRDAASADYETITVRGKIFVLAAGAIETPRLMLASGLRSTSGLVGRNLMDHAYLLSWALMPEVCGTMRGTSCTGGIVDLRGGAFRRHQAAFSVDIHNDGWGWAVGSPYSDVTELVDQHNQFGGDLRRGLIDRISRQLLLAFMIEVMPVESNRVTVDPQYTDRLGNMRPVVSFTVPEYTLRGAAYAREFAQTMFARLGAVDHTRYDTSDYGYVNYEGEGYAIRGGNHLAGTHVMGRDKSRSAVDTDQRSWDHDNLYLVGGGSMPSIGTANVTLTLAALCYRSTRAMLKQLQ
- a CDS encoding calcium-binding protein, translating into MTIFGETKSHAALWATSTNQRIIEWLSFIDPIGETIFGTENSDTLSVQADGAIVFGLDGDDDLSSAFNRTALIGGRGHDTLTTEAIVPLQGSEPVHGLAIQGGGAGNDTLDATVTLQGGDVTVQDRQLRAEVLLDGGSGNDVINAVANVVLPVFGDVTVKTHILGGAGNDIIDAVADARGTLNRNFAVNCVDGGSGDDNLTAQAETDFNGFSGTAINILKGGCGNDVLDASARGVSNATELVSNSLQGGRGNDVLHAFNQTDSNSRAPVGINRLWGNEGDDVLAATHSTDGENTITDVTNRLDGGKGDDRLTADSTALGGLVSALNQLKGGAGNDILSANLEADAHGGPSLPDLNLYDVANALNGGAGRDHLEAFLSVTAAAFVTDDSRAENRLNGGCGNDTLSATVATGSVGASFLKGDSGNDQLTVFGGSGNVLNGGNGKDTLTGGIGDDHLIGGNGADRFVFAPQNGHDTLDFEVDRDTIDLTAFAANGIHGFADLNIEVTGGSSIVHFDLNNDLTVVGVANLSASDFLFA
- a CDS encoding GMC family oxidoreductase; this translates as MASETSFDAVIVGAGVAGALIAKRLTKANMRVLLLEAGSDTTRSFKGYTEHLEHFYAANSKGPESPWPPAVAAPQPDTADLRLNNGYFVQRGPNLYGSSYTRLRGGSTLHWLGVSLRMLPEDFRMRSLHGVGRDWPLDYATLAPYYEQAEHEIGVSADVTEQHYLGLTFSEGYDYPMRRVPLSFSDRVLAAAVDGMEVRLKDEPFRLKIRSYPAARNSVPRKSYRPHGAVDIQTAGALGSGYLGERCEGNTSCTPICPVQAKYNAGKTLAQADPNRLTVLAQAVASKIHVDPASGEVKGVEYQRYDDPNSPNSTTHVAKARIYVLAAHAVENAKLMLASGLGGPRGQVGKTLMDHPTLYAWGLAPFPIGAYRGPQSTAGIEELRGGAFRSRHAAFRFDVGNDGWRASTGAPDTAVSQAVMTGGLHGSALREQLEATLSRHVRFSLAVEQLPDPANSVSIDPRYRDPLGNPRPVIDYRIDDYTLAGMAAAATVAQAVFHRAGITDCTDPDKGSWFPTVNYQDRVFHYHGMGHFAGTHAMGVDPGVSVVDADQRAWEHRNLFMVGSGSFPTLGTSNPTLTLSALALRTADRLIATFAH